In Juglans regia cultivar Chandler chromosome 13, Walnut 2.0, whole genome shotgun sequence, the following proteins share a genomic window:
- the LOC109006999 gene encoding putative pentatricopeptide repeat-containing protein At2g02150, whose protein sequence is IWLTSFLFIIRYPFVSKSSPNRIFDDISKESICNIIQIIQQEQWDDNRIICLFDSALAPIWKGDPRLTLRFFKWAGTRIGFCHTTESYCILVHILFYARMYFDANRIIRELVLLRWVLPGCHVFDVLWSTRGVCVPGFGVFDALFSVVTELGMLEEASECFLRMEKYRVLPKARSCNELLHRLSKSGKRELSRKFFKDMVGAGISPSVFTYNIMIDNMCKGGDLEASRSLFEKMKQIGLMPDVFTYNIMIGNMCKGGDLEAARSLFEKIKQTGLMPDVVTYNSLINGYEKAGKRELSRKIFKDMVGAGISLSIFTYNIMIDNMCKRGDLEAARSLFEKMKQTGLVPDVFTYNIMIDNMCRGGDLEAARSLFEKMKKTSLMPDVFTYNIMIDNMCRGGDLEAARSLFEKMKQTGLMPDVITYNSLIDGYEKTGKRKLSRKFFEDMVGAGISPSVFPYNLMISSMCKGGDLGTARRLFEKMKQAGLMPDVVTYNSLIDASCKLGNLNDALELANEMMQAGVHLNIVTYTALVDGLCKGGRIKAAEEVFQAMLKAGVIPDHFIYTTLMDAYFKAGKTAEALNLLRELQDLNIEVSVVTYCALIDGLCKMGLVEEAIKHFNSMDDIGMQPNVAVYTALIDGLCKNNSIEAAKKLFDEMLDKGVIPDRSSYTALIDGNLKHGNLQEALNLRDIMIDLGMEFDLPAYTSLIWGFSRCGEVQRAKELFDEMIQRGLLPDEILCICLLRKFYELGKVDEAIELQNEMVKKRLITCSDDLAVPTLQT, encoded by the coding sequence ATTTGGTTGACCAGCTTTCTTTTCATTATCAGATACCCTTTTGTCAGCAAATCAAGCCCCAATCGTATTTTTGATGATATTAGTAAAGaatcaatttgtaatattattcaaattattcaACAAGAGCAGTGGGATGACAATAGGATTATCTGTTTGTTTGACTCGGCGCTGGCGCCCATATGGAAAGGGGATCCAAGGTTAACTTTGCGGTTCTTCAAATGGGCGGGAACCCGAATCGGGTTTTGCCACACCACGGAGTCATATTGTATCTTGGTccatattttgttttatgcGAGAATGTACTTCGACGCCAATAGGATTATTAGAGAGTTAGTTTTGTTGAGGTGGGTTTTGCCAGGTTGCCATGTGTTTGACGTATTGTGGTCGACAAGGGGTGTTTGTGTTCCAGGGTTTGGTGTGTTTGATGCTTTATTTAGTGTTGTAACTGAGCTAGGAATGCTGGAGGAAGCGAGCGAGTGTTTTTTGAGGATGGAGAAGTACAGGGTTTTGCCAAAAGCTCGGTCTTGTAATGAACTTTTGCATAGACTTTCAAAGTCAGGGAAGAGGGAATTGTCGAGGaagttttttaaagatatggttGGGGCTGGAATTAGTCCTTCGGTTTtcacatataatataatgatagacAATATGTGCAAAGGAGGAGATTTGGAAGCTTCTAGAAGCTTGTtcgaaaaaatgaaacaaattggCCTTATGCCCGATGTTTtcacatataatataatgataggCAATATGTGCAAAGGAGGAGATTTGGAAGCTGCTAGAAGCTTGttcgaaaaaataaaacaaactggCCTTATGCCCGATGTTGTCACATATAATTCTCTTATTAATGGATATGAAAAGGCAGGCAAGAGGGAATTGTCGAGGaagatttttaaagatatggttGGGGCTGGAATTAGTCTTTCGATTTtcacatataatataatgatagacAATATGTGCAAAAGAGGAGATTTGGAAGCTGCTAGAAgcttgtttgaaaaaatgaaacaaactgGCCTTGTGCCCGATGTTTTCACGtataatataatgatagacAATATGTGCAGAGGAGGAGATTTGGAAGCTGCTAGAAGCTTGttcgaaaaaatgaaaaaaactagCCTTATGCCCGATGTTTTCACGtataatataatgatagacAATATGTGCAGAGGAGGAGATTTGGAAGCTGCTAGAAGCTTGTtcgaaaaaatgaaacaaactgGCCTTATGCCTGATGTTATCACATATAATTCTCTTATTGATGGATATGAAAAGACAGGCAAGAGGAAATTGTCGAGGAAGTTTTTTGAAGATATGGTTGGGGCTGGAATTAGTCCTTCGGTTTTCCCATATAATTTAATGATATCCAGTATGTGCAAAGGAGGAGATTTGGGAACTGCTAGAAGATTGTTCGAAAAAATGAAACAAGCTGGCCTTATGCCCGATGTTGTCACATATAATTCTCTTATTGATGCAAGTTGTAAATTAGGCAATCTAAATGATGCTTTGGAGCTGGCTAATGAGATGATGCAGGCTGGAGTTCACTTGAACATTGTCACCTACACAGCTCTAGTGGATGGTCTTTGTAAAGGTGGGAGGATAAAGGCAGCAGAAGAAGTCTTCCAGGCAATGCTGAAAGCTGGAGTAATTCCTGACCATTTTATATACACAACCCTTATGGATGCTTATTTCAAGGCTGGAAAAACTGCAGAGGCTCTCAATCTGCTGCGGGAGTTACAGGACTTGAATATCGAGGTCAGCGTTGTTACTTATTGTGCACTAATTGATGGTTTGTGCAAAATGGGATTGGTTGAAGAGGCAATCAAGCATTTTAATAGCATGGACGACATTGGTATGCAACCTAATGTTGCAGTTTATACAGCGTTAATTGATGgtctttgtaaaaataatagtattgaAGCAGCCAAGAAGCTGTTTGATGAAATGCTGGACAAGGGTGTGATTCCTGATAGAAGTTCTTACACTGCTTTAATTGATGGGAACTTAAAGCATGGGAATCTTCAGGAAGCTTTGAATTTGCGAGACATAATGATTGATTTGGGTATGGAGTTTGATCTGCCGGCATATACTTCTTTGATTTGGGGTTTTTCTCGGTGTGGCGAGGTGCAACGAGCAAAAGAGCTGTTTGATGAGATGATTCAGAGGGGTCTCCTTCCTGATGAGATTCTGTGTATATGTCTATTGAGGAAGTTTTATGAGCTGGGAAAAGTGGATGAAGCCATTGAATTGCAAAATGAGATGGTCAAAAAGCGTCTAATTACTTGCAGTGATGATCTCGCAGTTCCTACTTTACAAACTTGA